In Spirochaeta lutea, a single genomic region encodes these proteins:
- a CDS encoding sterol desaturase family protein — protein MADTHKPSTSREAMRIFKSDFLEFFTHIHPGMVLAIWVPIIGIFLYLSGVNALPGVFPWYAIAGYVLGIGIWTLAEYVLHRWLFHYHAKSEAGKRITFIFHGVHHMQPMVKTRLVMPPMVSLPLGALFFGLYYLVFDLILNAPHWLYPTFAGFATGYLAYDMIHYSVHHFNLKGRFFKWVRKHHMEHHVQTPDERFGVTSPTWDYVFHTEPSKTPKKEKEQADS, from the coding sequence ATGGCCGATACACATAAACCAAGCACAAGCCGAGAGGCAATGCGGATTTTTAAGTCGGATTTTCTGGAGTTTTTCACCCACATCCATCCCGGAATGGTCCTGGCGATCTGGGTACCGATTATCGGAATATTCCTTTACCTCAGTGGAGTGAATGCCCTGCCCGGCGTATTCCCCTGGTATGCCATTGCAGGCTACGTCCTGGGAATCGGAATCTGGACCTTGGCGGAGTATGTACTCCACCGCTGGCTCTTCCACTACCACGCAAAAAGTGAGGCGGGCAAGCGAATCACCTTTATATTCCACGGGGTTCACCACATGCAGCCCATGGTCAAAACCCGCCTGGTGATGCCCCCCATGGTCAGCCTGCCCCTGGGGGCTCTTTTCTTCGGACTGTACTACCTGGTCTTCGATCTCATTCTGAACGCCCCTCATTGGCTCTATCCGACCTTCGCCGGATTCGCCACCGGCTACCTTGCCTACGATATGATTCACTATTCGGTGCATCACTTTAATTTGAAGGGCCGATTCTTCAAATGGGTCCGAAAACACCATATGGAACACCACGTACAAACCCCGGACGAACGCTTCGGGGTTACCAGCCCAACCTGGGACTACGTCTTCCATACCGAACCGTCCAAGACCCCAAAGAAGGAAAAAGAACAAGCCGACAGCTGA